A region from the Leptolyngbya iicbica LK genome encodes:
- a CDS encoding NIL domain-containing protein, whose translation MKKRVTLTFPKKTVHQPITYRLAKDFNVAANIIRAQVAPNQVGKLVVELSGDIDQLEDAIAWLQENDISISQASREILIDEAVCVHCGLCTGVCPTGALSLDPETFRLTFARSRCIVCEQCIPSCPVEAISTNL comes from the coding sequence ATGAAAAAGCGGGTCACTCTGACGTTTCCGAAAAAAACCGTTCATCAACCCATCACCTATCGCCTGGCTAAAGACTTTAATGTGGCGGCTAACATCATTCGGGCGCAGGTGGCCCCCAATCAGGTCGGCAAACTCGTGGTGGAACTCTCGGGCGACATCGACCAGTTAGAGGACGCGATCGCCTGGTTGCAAGAAAATGACATCAGCATTTCTCAAGCGAGTCGCGAAATTCTCATTGATGAAGCGGTCTGCGTGCACTGCGGGTTGTGTACCGGAGTCTGTCCCACAGGCGCCCTCAGCCTTGACCCAGAGACCTTCCGGCTCACCTTTGCGCGATCGCGCTGCATCGTTTGCGAGCAGTGCATTCCCTCTTGTCCCGTTGAGGCCATCTCGACAAATCTGTAA
- the gloB gene encoding hydroxyacylglutathione hydrolase, whose product MEIFRLPALTDNYIFLLHDPASQTAAVVDPAQPEPVLRQLEQLGATLTAIFNTHHHADHVGGNRRLLQQFPEATVYGGAEDRGRIPGQQVFLREGDTVTFAQRRAQVYFVPGHTRAHIAYYFPPNEAQGWGELFCGDTLFAGGCGRLFEGTPSQMVDSLSKLRSLPDTTRIWCAHEYTLNNLKFALTVDADNHDLHARFNEVKTARQQGEATVPSTLGSEKLTNPFLRWDQPALQTAANITDPVRTFARIRGMKDQF is encoded by the coding sequence ATGGAAATTTTTCGCTTGCCGGCATTGACCGACAACTACATTTTTTTGCTCCATGACCCGGCTAGTCAAACGGCGGCGGTCGTTGATCCAGCCCAGCCGGAGCCAGTCCTGCGGCAGCTAGAGCAGTTGGGGGCGACGCTCACGGCCATTTTCAATACCCATCACCATGCTGATCATGTGGGGGGCAACCGTCGCCTACTACAACAGTTTCCTGAGGCCACGGTTTATGGGGGGGCAGAAGATCGGGGGCGTATCCCAGGTCAGCAAGTCTTTCTCAGAGAGGGCGATACGGTCACGTTTGCCCAGCGCCGCGCCCAAGTGTATTTTGTGCCGGGGCATACCCGAGCCCACATTGCGTACTACTTTCCCCCGAATGAGGCGCAGGGGTGGGGCGAGCTGTTTTGCGGCGACACGTTGTTTGCCGGAGGGTGCGGACGCTTGTTTGAGGGCACGCCGTCGCAAATGGTGGATTCGCTATCAAAGTTGCGATCGCTCCCCGATACCACGCGCATTTGGTGCGCCCACGAATATACGCTGAACAACCTGAAATTTGCGCTCACAGTAGATGCCGATAATCATGACTTGCACGCCCGGTTTAACGAGGTAAAAACCGCCCGTCAGCAAGGTGAGGCAACGGTGCCTTCGACTTTGGGCAGCGAAAAACTCACGAATCCGTTTTTACGCTGGGATCAACCGGCGCTGCAGACCGCGGCGAACATCACTGACCCAGTCAGGACGTTTGCCCGGATTCGGGGGATGAAAGATCAGTTTTAA